A genomic segment from Desulfurispirillum indicum S5 encodes:
- a CDS encoding phosphate-starvation-inducible PsiE family protein, whose amino-acid sequence MAIFSKNASLFFFQKVNDLIFKLMVPLVVIALILGFANIFIDISSLFTRDITVAQAFPVVVTNILSMFIVIELFKSIVEYFEIKRLKLTTIMDVAIVFMLREIMIAVYAHKLSATEIGLLALTLLVIGITRTLTIVFTPYSENGATERLRRKFGLDKEEAP is encoded by the coding sequence ATGGCCATTTTCAGTAAAAACGCCTCCCTGTTTTTTTTCCAGAAGGTCAATGACCTCATTTTCAAGCTCATGGTTCCCCTGGTGGTCATCGCCCTGATACTGGGTTTCGCCAATATCTTCATCGACATCTCCAGCCTCTTCACCCGCGACATCACCGTAGCCCAGGCGTTTCCCGTGGTGGTTACCAACATCCTGTCCATGTTCATCGTCATCGAACTGTTCAAGAGCATTGTGGAATACTTTGAAATCAAACGCCTCAAGCTGACCACAATCATGGATGTCGCCATCGTCTTCATGCTGCGGGAAATCATGATCGCCGTCTACGCCCACAAGCTCAGCGCCACCGAGATCGGCCTGCTGGCCCTGACCCTGCTGGTCATCGGCATCACCCGCACCCTGACGATCGTCTTCACCCCTTACAGCGAAAATGGCGCGACGGAGAGGCTGCGCCGTAAATTCGGACTGGACAAGGAAGAAGCCCCCTAA